A genomic stretch from Silurus meridionalis isolate SWU-2019-XX chromosome 1, ASM1480568v1, whole genome shotgun sequence includes:
- the ubn2a gene encoding LOW QUALITY PROTEIN: ubinuclein-2a (The sequence of the model RefSeq protein was modified relative to this genomic sequence to represent the inferred CDS: deleted 1 base in 1 codon) → MAEPRKVPFVTLSAFTAAAPPGSDARKRHLDSDTEQSPSREPEHGVPEAAVLGKSPGSSETVRINITLPESTELSSPEYTYSELLQAKTNPSAVSQPRYPFNDEQQQKQEVKRLARMYEDKYGSGGKRKRKDRVQDLIDIGFGYDESDSFIDNSEAYDELVPASLTTKLGGFYINTGTLQFRNASESESDDAERRGNSRGGGDLEAMIKSKRRRDELEQEEKKMKMMKKKNRLTKTAVCRSEKKRRKKLMLAAMLRRFAREKKEMRELNPANTQLLLHNDVLLGDLTSDPSMMSLFTSANESELQDLLSDLDFSALDGVPQTQLAGNGLVYVEAGPRVVGGACLNVGSRLTSPPPLPGSLPAPLVKRIEDLRLASRQFDEEGRKKFFTLDMNNILLDIELQVQEQSPSVRSAVYSHLEAFVPCNKEALLKRLKKLSLNIQDDRLRTPLLKLKLAVCSVMPEQTARYNMDCMAKVVAKQQMEDGERNCSEDEDEEKPGKRVIGPRKKFMWDDKLRTLLCNLVRVKLRCYEQEKSSLSVEDYLKAFMETEVKPLWPKGWMQARMLFKESRTVHGHLTDLPVKIKEMGLSLGTVPGVSPAPFSMCPPSELICLSDSLDEDLATNSLDSITQALKLLNNSANGVNANSTPSTSSSLPAVAKPHPHSISPSPSSQSSTLKDVVSVQRQTASPASRLSNTYMNTMPTAKPRPPPTTTPLQKPFGVIGIKSSQATPPGASIKNPQNRLCDSTQQQNLNSVTPKGFTTPSSSSQSPLLQKKATPTGHPQQRFITPMQATITKSSQSSSSPIIKLTHRPPAQSTPPGPTNRPTAQSTPPGPTNRPSAQSTPPGPTTRPTAQSTPPGPTNRPSAQSTPSGPTNRSSAQSTPSGPTNRFSAQSTPPGPSNRPSAQSTPPGPTNRLSAQSTPPGPSNRPSAQSTPPGPTNRLSAQNTPGPTNRPSAQITPSVPTNRPSAQITTSAQITTSGSIHRPSAQIPPSISAHRPLVQTTPPGPPLRSSTQTTPSSPTYQISVQTAPPAHRSSVSAPSPLSTAHHLIITTPSSAPGNRTPVSNQQNLGHTQRSPASTLPSSGSTHRPSVSTPPSPSSHRPSVQSSAYRPYVPSPPPQLARRSPVATPPAVSSPAPSSCPLVSTPPTQYNHKSSGFKPPFSPAPVATPTHLQPPGLNLTSTSVTTNQRQRAVGGAIQSNKSSANCASAIGLPSLSDSALLNQVSPVPLGLGMFGGLVPVSLPFQFPLLNFAPPGAAPHTPSSGFTLTPNLFKSLQSGVQAALPPHLQLAFSESNQSQGGDVKRK, encoded by the exons ATGGCCGAACCCAGAAAAGTCCCCTTTGTCACTCTCTCGGCCTTCACCGCCGCCGCTCCTCCGGGATCCGATGCCAGGAAACGACACTTGGACTCGGACACCGAGCAGAGCCCGAGTCGGGAGCCGGAACACGGAGTTCCTGAAGCGGCCGTTTTGGGTAAATCTCCAGGGAGCAGCGAGACCGTGAGGATAAACATCACCCTGCCGGAGAGCACCGAGCTGAGCTCCCCTGAGTACACCTACAGCGAATTGCtccag GCGAAGACGAACCCCTCAGCCGTCTCACAGCCTCGTTACCCGTTTAACGATGAGCAGCagcagaaacaggaagtgaagcgTCTGGCCAGGATGTACGAGGACAAATAC GGGTCAGGAGGCAAGAGGAAGCGTAAGGACCGTGTTCAGGATCTGATCGATATCGGGTTCGGTTACGACGAGAGCGACTCGTTCATCGACAACTCCGAGGCT tatgaTGAACTGGTTCCTGCGTCTCTCACCACTAAACTGGGAGGTTTTTACATCAACACCGGTACTCTACAGTTCCGTAATGCCTCCGAGTCCGAGAGCGACGATGCAGAGAGACGCGGCAACAGCAGG GGTGGTGGAGATTTGGAGGCGATGATTAAGAGCAAGAGGAGGAGAGACGAATTGgagcaggaggagaagaagatgaagatgatgaagaagaagaatcgaCTGACGAAGACAGC TGTGTGTCGTtcggagaagaagaggaggaagaagctGATGCTGGCGGCGATGTTGAGACGCTTCGCAcgagagaagaaagaaatgcGTGAACTAAACCCTGCTAACACACAACTCCTCCTCCATAATGACGTCCTGCTCGGGGACCTGACCTCTGACCCCTCCATGATGTCACTGTTCACCTCAGCCAATGAGAGTGAGCTGCAGGATCTTCTGAGCGACCTGGACTTTAGTGCTCTGGACGGTGTACCTCAAACCCAGCTCGCAGGAAACGGGCTGGTGTACGTGGAGGCGGGGCCAAGAGTGGTGGGTGGAGCTTGTCTAAATGTGGGATCACGGCTCACATCTCCTCCCCCCCTTCCTGGAAGTCTTCCCGCTCCTCTGGTCAAACGCATTGAAGATCTGCGCTTG gCGTCTAGACAGTTTGATGAGGAGGGACGCAAGAAGTTCTTCACCCTGGACATGAACAATATCTTATTAGA tATTGAGCTGCAGGTACAGGAACAGTCTCCCTCTGTTCGCTCTGCTGTTTATTCTCACCTCGAGGCTTTTGTTCCCTGCAACAAGGAGGCTTTACTGAAACGCCTTAAAAAACTCAGCCTTAACatccag gatGATCGTCTCCGTACTCCTCTGCTGAAGCTGAAGTTGgctgtgtgtagtgtgatgcCTGAACAAACTGCCAGATACAACATGGACTGCATGGCTAAAGTAGTAGCCAA gcagcaGATGGAAGACGGAGAGAGAAACTGCTCAGAGGATGAAGACGAGGAGAAACCCGGTAAACGAGTGATTGGGCCGAGAAAGAAGTTCATGTGGGACGACAAACTCCG gaCTCTGCTGTGTAACCTGGTGCGGGTGAAATTGAGATGTTATGAGCAGGAGAAGAGTTCTCTCTCTGTAGAAGATTATCTCAAAGCCTTCATGGAGACTGAAGTCAAACCACTTTGGCCCAAAGGCTGGATGCAGGCCag GATGCTGTTTAAAGAGAGCCGTACAGTACACGGTCACCTCACAGACCT acctgtaaaaataaag GAAATGGGATTGAGTCTTGGAACAGTGCCAGGtgtaagccccgcccctttctCCATGTGCCCGCCCTCAGAGCTGATCTGCTTGTCTGATTCGCTGGATGAAGATTTGGCCACAAATTCTCTGGACTCTATCACTCAGGCTCTGAAACTCCTCAACAATTCTGCTAACGGTGTAAACGCTAACTCCACCCCCAGCACCTCCTCCTCTTTACCTGCCGTAGCAAAGCCCCACCCACACAGCATAAGCCCCTCCCCTTCCTCGCAGTCTTCCACATTGAAAGATGTCGTTTCAGTACAAAGACAGACCGCGTCACCTGCGAGTAGACTTAGCAACACTTACATGAACACCATGCCTACTGCTAAGCCCCGCCCACCCCCGACCACCACACCTCTCCAGAAACCGTTTGGTGTAATTGGTATAAAGTCCAGCCAAGCCACGCCTCCTGGGGCTTCGatcaaaaacccacaaaacagaCTGTGTGACAGCACACAGCAGCAAAACCTGAACTCTGTAACCCCTAAAGGTTTTACTACGCCCTCTTCATCATCACAATCACCACTCCTCCAGAAGAAGGCCACACCCACTGGACACCCCCAGCAGAGGTTTATTACACCCATGCAAGCCACAATTACCAAGTCTTCCCAGAGTAGCAGTTCTCCAATAATCAAACTCACACACCGACCTCCTGCTCAATCCACACCTCCTGGTCCTACCAACCGACCTACTGCTCAATCCACACCTCCTGGTCCTACCAACCGACCTTCTGCTCAATCCACACCTCCTGGTCCTACCACCCGACCTACTGCTCAATCCACACCTCCTGGTCCTACCAACCGACCTTCTGCTCAATCCACACCTTCAGGTCCTACCAACCGATCTTCTGCTCAATCCACACCTTCAGGTCCTACCAACCGATTTTCTGCTCAATCCACACCTCCTGGTCCTTCCAACCGACCTTCTGCGCAATCCACACCTCCTGGTCCTACCAACCGACTTTCTGCTCAATCCACACCTCCTGGTCCTTCCAACCGACCTTCTGCTCAATCCACACCTCCTGGTCCTACCAACCGACTTTCTGCTCAGAATACACCTGGTCCTACCAACCGACCTTCTGCTCAAATCACACCTTCTGTTCCTACCAACCGACCTTCTGCTCAAATCACAACTTCTGCTCAGATCACAACTTCTGGCTCCATCCACCGACCTTCTGCTCAGATCCCACCTTCCATCTCTGCCCATCGCCCTCTTGTTCAGACCACACCCCCTGGCCCACCCCTCCGTTCGTCTACTCAGACCACACCTTCTAGCCCCACGTACCAGATTTCTGTTCAAACTGCACCACCTGCCCACCGCTCCTCTGTTTCTGCTCCCTCCCCCCTTAGCACCGCCCACCACCTTATTATAACCACTCCCTCTTCTGCTCCTGGGAATCGCACTCCTGTTTCAAATCAGCAAAATCTTGGCCACACCCAGCGATCCCCTGCTTCAACACTTCCTTCTTCTGGCTCCACCCACCGTCCTTCAGTTTCCACTCCGCCTTCCCCCAGCTCCCACCGCCCATCAGTACAGAGTTCAGCTTACCGCCCATATGTGCCCAGCCCACCTCCTCAACTCGCTCGCCGCTCTCCAGTGGCCACGCCCCCTGCAGTCTCCTCCCCTGCCCCCTCTTCCTGTCCACTTGTTTCAACTCCCCCCACCCAGTACAACCATAAGAGTTCAGGATTTAAACCACCTTTCAGCCCCGCCCCCGTGGCCACGCCCACACACCTCCAACCTCCAGGACTG AACCTCACGTCCACATCCGTCACAACCAATCAGAGGCAGAGAGCAGTGGGAGGAGCCATTCAGAGCAACAAGTCTTCAGCCAATTGTGCCTCGGCTATAGGACTGCCCTCTCTGTCTGACTCCGCCCTCCTAAATCAG gtgtcTCCTGTGCCGTTGGGGTTGGGGATGTTCGGTGGTCTCGTTCCTGTCTCACTGCCCTTCCAGTTTCCTCTGCTGAACTTTGCCCCCCCTGGTGCAGCCCCACACACCCCCAGCTCAGGATTCACACTGACACCGA ACCTGTTCAAGAGCTTGCAGTCAGGTGTTCAGGCGGCTCTTCCTCCTCACCTGCAGCTCGCTTTCTCAG aGTCGAACCAAAGTCAGGGAGGAGACGTGAAGAGGAAATGA
- the myh10 gene encoding myosin-10, with translation MPEMAQRSGQEDPERYLFVDRAVVYNPATQADWTAKKLVWVPSERHGFEAASIREERGEEVLVELAENGKKALVNKDDIQKMNPPKFSKVEDMAELTCLNEASVLHNLKDRYYSGLIYTYSGLFCVVINPYKNLPIYSENIIEMYRGKKRHEMPPHIYAISESAYRCMLQDREDQSILCTGESGAGKTENTKKVIQYLAHVASSHKGRKDHNIPPESPKAVKLQNAILLYGELERQLLQANPILESFGNAKTVKNDNSSRFGKFIRINFDVTGYIVGANIETYLLEKSRAIRQAKDERTFHIFYQLLAGAGEHLRSDLLLEGFNNYRFLSNGNIPIPGQQDKDNFQETMEAMHIMSFSHEEILSMLKVVSAVMQFGNIMFKKERNTDQASMPENTAAQKLCHLLGMSVMEFTRAILTPRIKVGRDYVQKAQTKEQADFAVEALAKATYERLFRWLVHRINKALDRTKRQGASFIGILDIAGFEIFQLNSFEQLCINYTNEKLQQLFNHTMFILEQEEYQREGIEWSFIDFGLDLQPCIDLIERPANPPGVLALLDEECWFPKATDKTFVDKLVQEQGSHAKFQKPRQLKDKADFCIIHYAGRVDYKADEWLMKNMDPLNDNVATLLHQSTDKFVAELWKDVDRIVGLDQVAGMNETAFGATYKTKKGMFRTVGQLYKESLTKLMATLRNTNPNFVRCIIPNHEKRAGKLEPHLVLDQLRCNGVLEGIRICRQGFPNRIIFQEFRQRYEILTPNAIPKGFMDGKQACERMIQALELDPNLYRIGQSKIFFRTGVLAHLEEERDLKITDIIIYFQAVCRGYLARKAFAKKQQQLSALKVLQRNCAAYLKLRHWQWWRLFTKVKPLLQVTRQEEEMQAKEEELVKVKERQVKVENELVEMERKHQQLMEEKNILAEQLQAETELFAEAEEMRARLVAKKQELEEILHDLESRVEEEEERNQTLQNEKKKMQSHIQDLEEQLDEEEAARQKLQLEKVTAEAKIKKMEEDLLLLEDQNSKFLKEKKLLEERVGEMTSLLAEEEEKAKNLGKVKNKQEMMMVDLEERLKKEEKTRQELEKAKRKLDGETTDLQEQIAELQAQIDELKVQLAKKEEELQAVLTRGDEEVAQKNNALKQVRELQAQLAELQEDLESEKTARNKAEKLKRDLSEELEALKTELEDTLDTTAAQQELRTKREQEVAELKKAIDEEARNHESQIQEMRQRHGTALEEVSEQLEQAKRFKLNLEKSKQTLEGDNKELSSEVKVLQQAKLESEHKRKKLESQLQEVLTRVTEGERNKAELSERAHKLQTELENVSALLEDAEKKGIKLAKDTSSLESQLQDTQELLQEETRQKLNLSSRIRQLEEEKNNLQEQQEEEEEARKNLEKQLATLQAQLCETKKKLEDDVGVVEGLEEVKRKLQKDMEACNTRLEEKVLAFDKLEKTKTRLQQELDDLTVDLDHQRQIVSNLEKKQKKFDQMLAEEKSISARYAEERDRAEAEAREKETKALSLARALDEALEAKEEFERLNKQLRAEMEDLMSSKDDVGKMCVHELEKSKRTLEQQVEEMRTQLEELEDELQATEDAKLRLEVNMQAMKAQFERDLQARDEQNDEKKRLLVKQVREMEAELEDERKQRALAVAAKKKMEMDLKDLEAQIEASNKARDEAIKQLRKLQAQMKDYQRELEEARTSRDEIFAQSKENEKKLKSLEAEVLQLQEDLAASERARRHAEQERDELADEISNSASGKSALMDEKRRLEARIAQLEEELEEEQSNMELLNDRFRKTAMQVDTLSTELSGERSAAQKSETARQQLERQNKDLKAKLQELEGSVKSKFKSTIAALEAKILQLEEQLEQEAKERAAANKIVRRTEKKLKEVFMQVEDERRHADQYKEQMEKANSRMKQLKRQLEEAEEEATRANASRRKLQRELEDATEASEGLSREVNTLKNRLRRGGPVGFPSGRSGRRQLQMEGEFSDDDADKMSEANETQPPASE, from the exons acgTATTCCGGACTTTTCTGCGTGGTGATAAACCCGTACAAAAACCTGCCCATTTACTCAGAAAACATCATTGAGATGTATCGTGGGAAGAAGAGGCATGAAATGCCACCGCACATCTATGCCATCTCTGAATCAGCCTACAGGTGCATGCTGCAGG ACCGTGAGGACCAGTCCATCCTGTGCAC AGGTGAATCTGGAGCAGGAAAAACTGAAAACACTAAAAAAGTGATCCAGTATCTGGCACATGTCGCTTCCTCACACAAAGGAAGGAAGGACCACAACATTCCT CCAGAGTCTCCTAAAGCTGTCAAACTCCAG AACGCCATCCTGCTGTAT ggtgAGTTGGAGAGACAGCTGCTGCAGGCGAATCCTATCCTGGAGTCATTCGGTAACGCCAAGACAGTGAAGAACGACAATTCCTCACGTTTC GGGAAGTTTATCAGGATCAATTTTGATGTGACGGGGTACATTGTGGGAGCCAACATCGAGACCT ATCTTCTGGAGAAATCCAGAGCTATTCGTCAGGCTAAAGACGAGAGAACGTTCCACATCTTCTACCAGCTGCTGGCTGGAGCAGGAGAACATCTGAGAT CTGATCTCCTGCTGGAGGGTTTCAATAATTACCGCTTCCTTTCCAATGGAAACATTCCCATTCCTGGCCAACAGGACAAAGACAACTTCCAGGAGACCATGGAGGCCATGCACATCATGAGCTTCTCACATGAAGAGATCTTAT ccaTGTTGAAGGTGGTGTCGGCTGTGATGCAGTTCGGCAACATCATGTTTAAGAAGGAGAGAAACACAGACCAGGCTTCTATGCCCGAgaacacag ctgcccAAAAGTTATGTCATCTGTTAGGGATGAGTGTGATGGAGTTCACTCGCGCCATCTTGACCCCCAGGATTAAAGTGGGACGAGACTACGTTCAGAAAGCACAAACTAAAGAACAG GCTGATTTTGCAGTTGAAGCTCTGGCCAAAGCAACTTACGAGCGTCTTTTCCGCTGGCTGGTCCACCGAATAAACAAAGCACTGGACCGAACCAAGCGACAGGGAGCCTCGTTTATCGGCATCCTGGACATCGCCGGATTCGAGATCTTCCAG tTAAACTCGTTTGAGCAGCTGTGTATTAATTACACTAACGAGAAGCTGCAGCAGCTCTTCAACCACACCATGTTCATCCTGGAGCAGGAGGAGTATCAGCGTGAAGGCATCGAGTGGAGCTTCATCGACTTTGGTCTCGACCTGCAGCCCTGCATCGACCTCATCGAGAGACCC gcaaATCCCCCAGGTGTTCTGGCTCTCCTGGATGAGGAGTGTTGGTTCCCCAAAGCTACAGATAAGACGTTTGTGGATAAGCTGGTGCAGGAACAGGGTTCTCACGCCAAGTTCCAGAAACCACGTCAGCTCAAAGACAAAGCCGACTTCTGCATCATCCACTACGCAGGGAGG gtggaTTATAAAGCAGATGAGTGGTTGATGAAGAACATGGATCCTCTGAATGATAACGTGGCGACGCTGCTACACCAGTCCACTGATAAATTTGTAGCTGAGCTTTGGAAAGACG TGGACCGTATTGTTGGGCTGGATCAGGTGGCTGGAATGAATGAAACTGCGTTCGGAGCGACGTACAAGACGAAGAAGGGAATGTTCCGGACTGTCGGCCAGCTTTACAAAGAGTCTCTGACCAAGCTGATGGCCACGCTGAGGAACACCAACCCCAACTTCGTCCGCTGCATCATCCCCAACCATGagaagagg GCAGGTAAACTGGAACCTCACCTAGTTCTGGATCAGCTcaggtgtaatggtgtgttggAGGGAATCAGGATCTGCAGACAGGGCTTCCCTAACCGCATCATCTTCCAGGAGTTCAGACagag ataTGAGATCCTCACTCCTAACGCCATCCCAAAGGGCTTCATGGACGGTAAACAGGCGTGTGAGCGAATG ATCCAGGCCCTTGAGTTGGATCCGAACCTGTACCGGATCGGTCAGAGTAAGATATTTTTCCGGACAGGCGTTCTGGCTCACCTGGAGGAGGAGCGCGACCTGAAAATCACCGACATCATCATTTACTTCCAGGCCGTGTGTCGAGGATACCTGGCTCGCAA agcctTTGcaaagaagcagcagcagctgagTGCTCTGAAAGTTCTCCAGAGGAACTGTGCTGCTTATCTTAAACTGCGCCACTGGCAGTGGTGGAGACTCTTCACCAAG GTGAAGCCTCTGCTCCAGGTGACCCGTCAGGAGGAGGAAATGCAGGCGAAGGAGGAGGAGctggtgaaggtgaaggagagacaggtgaaggtggagAACGAATTGGTGGAAATGGAGAGGAAGCACCAGCAG ctgatggaggagaagaacatCCTGGCAGAGCAGCTGCAGGCCGAAACGGAGCTGTTTGCTGAGGCTGAGGAGATGAGAGCTCGGTTAGTGGCGAAGAAGCAGGAGCTGGAAGAGATCCTACATGACCTGGAGTCTCGtgtagaggaggaggaggagcgcAACCAGACACTGCAGaacgagaagaagaagatgcaGTCACACATTCAG GACCTGGAGGAGCAGCTGGATGAAGAAGAAGCTGCTCGACAGAAGTTGCAGCTAGAGAAAGTAACTGCAGaagccaaaattaaaaaaatggaggaGGATCTGCTGCTACTAGAGGACCAAAACTCTAAATTccttaag gagaagAAGCTGTTGGAGGAGCGGGTAGGTGAGATGACATCTTTATTGgcagaggaagaagagaaggcGAAGAACCTAGGCAAGGTGAAGAAcaagcaggagatgatgatggttGACCtggaag AGCGTCtgaaaaaggaggagaagacTCGTCAGGAGCTGGAGAAGGCCAAGAGGAAGCTGGATGGAGAGACGACAGACCTGCAAGAACAAATTGCTGAACTTCAGGCTCAGATCGATGAGCTCAAAGTGCAACTGGCCAAAAAGGAGGAGGAACTACAGGCTGTGCTGACCAG gggaGATGAGGAGGTTGCACAGAAGAACAATGCTCTGAAGCAGGTGAGGGAGCTTCAGGCTCAGCTGGCCGAGCTTCAGGAAGATCTGGAGTCGGAGAAGACGGCTCGGAATAAAGCAGAGAAGCTGAAGCGTGATCTGAGCGAGGAGTTGGAAGCTCTGAAGACCGAACTGGAGGATACGCTGGACACCACTGCAGCTCAGCAGGAGCTCAG GACTAAGagagaacaggaagtggctgAGCTGAAGAAGGCCATCGATGAAGAAGCTCGGAATCACGAGTCTCAAATTCAGGAGATGCGTCAGAGACATGGTACAGCTCTGGAGGAAGTCTCTGAACAACTGGAGCAGGCCAAGAGG tttaagcTGAACCTGGAGAAGAGTAAGCAGACTCTGGAGGGGGATAATAAGGAGCTGAGTAGTGAGGTGAAGGTGCTGCAGCAGGCCAAACTGGAATCTGAACACAAACGCAAAAAACTGGAGTCTCAGCTGCAGGAGGTCCTCACTCGAGTCACTGAGGGGGAGAGGAACAAAGCTGAACTGTCTGAGCGTGCACACAAACTACag aCTGAGTTGGAGAACGTGTCTGCTCTGTTGGAGGATGCTGAGAAAAAGGGGATCAAACTGGCTAAAGATACATCAAGTCTCGAGAGCCAGTTACAGGACACACAG gagctgCTCCAGGAGGAAACTCGTCAGAAGCTGAATTTAAGCAGCAGGATTAGACAGCtagaggaggagaagaacaaCCTGCAGGAGcagcaggaggaagaggaggaggcaCGCAAAAACCTGGAAAAACAACTGGCAACCCTACAggcacag ctgtgtgaGACTAAGAAGAAGCTGGAGGATGATGTGGGTGTGGTGGAGGGTCTGGAAGAGGTGAAGCGAAAGCTGCAGAAGGACATGGAGGCGTGTAACACGCGGCTGGAGGAGAAGGTTCTGGCCTTTGATAAACTGGAGAAAACAAAGACTCGCCTGCAGCAGGAGCTGGATGACCTCACGGTTGATCTGGACCACCAGAGGCAGATCGTCTCTAACCTGgagaagaaacagaagaaatttGACCAG atgctgGCGGAGGAGAAGAGCATTTCTGCGCGTTACGCGGAGGAGCGAGACCGAGCGGAAGCCGAGGCGAGGGAGAAGGAGACGAAGGCGCTGTCATTGGCCCGAGCGCTGGATGAAGCTCTCGAGGCTAAAGAGGAATTtgagagactgaacaagcagcTGCGTGCTGAGATGGAGGATCTGATGAGCTCGAAAGATGACGTGGGCAAAATGTGC GTGCACGAGCTAGAGAAGTCGAAGCGCACGTTGGAGCAGCAGGTGGAGGAGATGCGCACTCAGCTGGAGGAGCTGGAAGACGAGCTGCAGGCCACTGAAGACGCCAAACTGCGCTTAGAAGTAAACATGCAGGCCATGAAGGCACAGTTTGAACGCGACCTGCAGGCCAGAGACGAGCAAAACGATGAGAAGAAGAGACTTCTGGTTAAGCAG gtgcgTGAGATGGAGGCGGAGCTAGAAGACGAGAGGAAACAGAGAGCTCTCGCAGTGGCTGCAAAGAAGAAGATGGAAATGGACCTCAAGGACCTGGAGGCTCAGATTGAGGCGTCAAATAAAGCTCGAGACGAGGCCATCAAACAGCTCCGTAAACTCCAG gctcAGATGAAGGATTATCAGAGGGAGCTGGAGGAAGCTCGTACATCACGGGATGAAATCTTCGCCCAGTCCAAAGAGAACGAGAAGAAGCTCAAGAGCCTTGAGGCTGAGGTCCTGCAGCTGCAAgag gacctGGCTGCGTCAGAGAGAGCACGGCGTCACGCTGAGCAGGAGCGAGATGAACTGGCTGATGAGATCTCCAACAGCGCCTCCGGAAA gtctGCTCTGATGGATGAGAAGAGGAGGTTGGAGGCTCGTATCGCTCAGTTGGAAGAAGAACTGGAAGAGGAGCAGAGCAACATGGAGCTGCTTAATGATCGCTTCCGCAAAACAGCcatgcag gtggACACCCTGAGCACAGAACTATCAGGCGAGCGTAGTGCGGCTCAGAAGAGTGAGACGGCTCGACAGCAGCTGGAGAGACAGAATAAAGACCTGAAGGCCAAACTGCAGGAGCTGGAAGGCTCCGTTAAATCCAAGTTTAAGTCCACTATCGCCGCCCTGGAGGCCAAAATCCTGCAGCTGGAGGAACAGCTTGAGCAGGAGGCGAA ggagCGTGCAGCGGCCAATAAGATTGTGAGACGCACTGAGAAGAAACTGAAAGAAGTGTTCATGCAGGTGGAAGATGAGCGTCGCCATGCCGACCAGTACAAAGAACAG atggagAAGGCTAACTCGCGTATGAAGCAGCTGAAGCGTCAGTTGGAGGAGGCGGAGGAAGAAGCGACACGGGCTAATGCCTCCCGCAGGAAGTTACAGAGAGAGCTGGAGGATGCCACAGAGGCCAGCGAGGGTCTCAGCCGAGAGGTTAACACACTCAAGAACCGCCTcag gcgtGGGGGTCCAGTGGGCTTCCCCTCTGGCCGTTCGGGTCGTAGGCAGCTCCAGATGGAGGGTGAGTTCTCAGATGATGACGCTGACAAAATGAGCGAAGCGAATGAGACACAGCCCCCAGCGAGCGAATAG